TCAttcgacccaaattgaccaaaTAATCCCATTTTGACTCTTAGAACCCATACTACCAAaaacactttcatatttaataaaatatgaaaaaattcatACACAAATAAGATTGAATGATAACAAGATACACTGAAGAGTGAGTTATATTAGCAAAGTGGGTTTAAGTAAGTTATTAACTCATTTAATACCCATATTATTTTAGATTTACCATTTTAAACTCACTTATTGAATATAATAAATACATGTAATAACTCAAATATCAGTCGGTACTCAAATATGAGTTAAGAAATGAGTTTATAACCCACTTTGACAAGTCCaatccttttgaaaatcctattttaacttttatctttttctcgaATTTTTACTTTATCTCTTTGCAAAAACGCGAGAAAAAGATTTcatcgtttcgcggaaaatgtttttttaaaaagtgttttccagatttttccatattcgtttcatggaaaatgaattgacttaGGAAAACATTATCCATGAGGAGAAAAAGTCTTATAGAACgggggaaaaatgttttccatatttcaaataaagaaaaatattttcctcactcactttctcttatctcacactcTTTACTAATCCccacttcttttttatttttatttttaacaaatcgaattttttattttattttgtgccCCTTATTCTTCCTTAGTCGATCGTTGGCTACATGACGGTTGACAATTGGCCGAAGCCAATCTCAAGCTTGCCGATGAGCGAGAGCCTCAAGCTtgccgatctagcgaggccagAAGCTGGCAAGGTCGAGACTCACTAGATAAATGAGCCAAAGGCTCTCATTCACTAGCCTTGGGCCTCATTGATATGGTGAGTAGGAGTTTggagagctcaagcttgccgaCTAGTCCAAGGTCGCCTTTGGCCAATTGCTAGCCACAAGATGGCCGATGGTTGGTGACCGGCCCAAGGTGACTTTTAACTACCATTCATGGCCAATGACCggccaaggaaaaagaagggcaaaaaaaaatgtataaataaaattaaaaattttctttatagtCGGTGGTCTCCACGGGGCTAGCATCCGGCAGCGGCCATGAGCACTCGTAAGGTGTACCAAGCCAAATCCTGGatatcaaaaataataataataataataataataataataataataatttaattcttaatagataaaaaatttgaaaaaaaaattaaaaaaaataaaataaaaagttattaaaatgagtgcatggagaaaatcaaatcaaattttccaaatcaaatggtggaaaatattttaattatttttcaagtttcaactgaacaccggaaaatataattatttttctaaaaaatattttctgaaaatgacacattttttgcgaaataaatggagcctccTTACCATTAGGCCAcgtgcttaataaaaaaaaataaggctcgaataatatatatattttttttgggtcaaaggaAAGACGAATCATATATGCTTTTAAAAGCatgcatgataatcattttgattctttgtttttttgttttttatttgttgtAGAGGGCAGGTTTGAAATGAAAAGTTTGAttaaaattttttctatttaaaatggaataaaaaatgtaaaattttatttatggaataaaaatgagaaataaaagtttttttctttactcaCTTTCACTACTAACTAGCCGTCAATTGCCTTGGAAGGacaaattttgtatcgttattaAATGcgtatttttactcaaaaactcaTATAGAGAATaagttagaaattgatttttggaacaaaatagtTATTATTTTCGCCTAATTCTCTATTCTCTCTAGGAATGTGAATCGGAAAACAAATGTCCCTTAATTTATCCTCGGTTATCGTCTATGCTGACGTTCCTTGGTTTTCTTGGCTTTTctgattttgattcttttttagtgatttaaataaattttaaattcaaatgaAGGCAACGCGTAGAGCATCGGTTCCATGGTGTAGTGGTTAGCACTCTGGACTTTGAATCCAGCGACCTGGGTTCGAATCCCGGTGGgaccttttttctatttcaatttttcacgcctttctttttgaatttttgaacgCAATTATATATTCGCGTATCTCCAAAAAATATGAAtaggtaaaaataaaaaaaggtattCCGTTCCCGGGAATCGAACCCAGGagatttctttttgaatttttaacgcAATTATATATTCGCGTATCTcgaaaaaaatatgaataggtaaaaacaagaaaagggaTTCCGTTGCCGGGAATCGAACCCGGGTCTCCTGGGTGAAAGCCAGATATCCTAACCGCTGGACGACAACGGAATTGTTTGCCACTTTCTTCAAGAATACTATATttaaaccaaaaattttatACTGAGAAGATCACATCCATTCGGATCATTGTTGTCCGAACTGAAGACTCTGAAACCCAAGAGGATCTTGCTCGTGCCCTGACTGTGTAGGCTCTTGTATTCCAGGTCCATAATCAGGATGTGATAGTCTGTGAGCGTTTTCATACCGCGGAAGCATGTCGAACTTTAGTACCGCAAATTTAAAACGAGGGAGAAAAGGGGTGTTAAAACTAATAGCACAGAACATCGGCATCTTTGTTAGTTTGCTCGTGTTCTCAGAGCTCATGCCTACCGGATTCCGATCATACCAAACTTCTATACTCGTTCCAGCATTTCTTCTATTATTCTAATTGCAGCATTGTGAAAAAGCAGCAGCAAAAAACCCAGGTATTGAGACAGTAGACTCGTAATTTTGAGATGAAGTTCGGTCGAAAGGCTCATGGCTACCGAGTTTGTGAGGACAGATCTGTCCGTGTTCTTGGTCAGCACGATTCAAACCCGAGGTCAAAAATATACATGGCAAGACGAAAAGGGGGAAGAAAACGTCGCTCCCGACTTCCTGACATTGAATGAAATTGTCACTCAAGATGCGAAGAGTTGCTAGCATCTATGTTGCAACGTCTCGCTGCCAATGCCTAACCATCTAGGCTTTATAAATCAAAAACCAGTATTTCCGAAAATCTCTGTGCTCAACGTTAAGAAGGGGACCAACATAGAGCGACTTGTTCCAGCCGTCACCTACTCAGGACATTGGTGGTGCTTAGTGAAATCTGCCGTCTCTTATCTCTCCAGCTCTCACCCCACATTTTGGCCTCTGCAATGGCTTGCTCGCGCTCCAGCTCCTTGTCTAGCATTGTCGTCGTTTCATTTGGAGATTTGTCCTTGCCCGCATACTTTGTGCTGACCCTGGTTGATGTATGGGGATGATACTTTTGGGATGCCAAGTAATCAAGAGCGAGCACGACTTCTTCGATGGGGGGACGCTTGTTCGGCTCTTCTCGAATGCACATTGCCGCCATGTCAAGAACCCTCCTTAGAACGGATTCTGGAAATTGACCTTCAAGCATCGGATCTGCCAATTGTATGCAGTTCTTGCGGTCTTTCATAATTGGACGCGTCTGCAGGCACAAAAAATATGGATTTCATCAGATACAAAACTTGATCAAGAAACAAGCTATAGGACTATTTGTAGGAACAGACGGGAATCAGGCATTGCACCGAACATATAGGATTATGAAAATCTTTTTACCCATTCAACAATGTATCTAGCATGACCATCAACATATTCCAGAGCTCTACTCCCGGTAATAATCTCAAGCAAGACCACCCCAAAGCTGTAGATGTCGGACTTCTTCGTCAACTTCCCACTCAGTCCATACTCGGGGGCACAATAGCCCTGGGTTCCTAAAACCCTAGTCGAGACATGTGTTTTATCTCCAGTCGGACCAAACTTGGCAAGACCGAAATCAGAAAGCTTTGCTTGGTATTTTTCATCCAACAATATATTGGATGTTTTCATGTCCCTATGGATAACAGGCGGATCTGCTTCATTGTGCAGATAGTTCAATCCCCTCGCCGCACCGGCAGCTATCATCATCCTCGTGTTCCAATCAAGCGGCTCCCTATCAGGAGGAAGATCTGCATGACACTGATCATTACACGTTATAATCATATAATTTCGTAGAGACCATTAGATAGTCGAATTATCATCTGCGGCATTATTGCGGCATTATTGTTAATGAGATCAGTTTGAAATGTCCAAGAAAGTGAGACTCTGCTTATCATTAAAGAAAGTCGAGGTTTTTGAAGTCCAGCATGATCGAGTAATTAAGAACATGACATTTAGAATCGCAGCAAAGGAGAAATGTCTTTTGCAGCACTTGGACAGTGTTGAAGATCCTCGTTTAGCAGTGAGAAACAACAAATCACAAAATAACAGAGTAACCATCCAGCCCTTATCGTTGAGCCCCCTAAGAACCAGAATTAGGTCCAATTTTTTCAAACGGGAATCTAGCCTTATCTCCTTTCATGTTTCTGATTATTCAAAGGATGTTGCTAGTTGGTGTATCctctcttaatttttcttttccttgggtACA
This region of Eucalyptus grandis isolate ANBG69807.140 chromosome 8, ASM1654582v1, whole genome shotgun sequence genomic DNA includes:
- the LOC104417320 gene encoding serine/threonine-protein kinase PBS1, producing the protein MLSLLRHPNLVNLIGYCAEGDQRLLVYEYLHLKSLDDLLHDLPPDREPLDWNTRMMIAAGAARGLNYLHNEADPPVIHRDMKTSNILLDEKYQAKLSDFGLAKFGPTGDKTHVSTRVLGTQGYCAPEYGLSGKLTKKSDIYSFGVVLLEIITGSRALEYVDGHARYIVEWTRPIMKDRKNCIQLADPMLEGQFPESVLRRVLDMAAMCIREEPNKRPPIEEVVLALDYLASQKYHPHTSTRVSTKYAGKDKSPNETTTMLDKELEREQAIAEAKMWGESWRDKRRQISLSTTNVLSR